A region of Veillonellaceae bacterium DNA encodes the following proteins:
- a CDS encoding YicC family protein, translated as MRSMTGFGTGTAKSDNLLIVTEIKSVNSRFLEINFKSDYSNQNNLENISRQVIKENASRGKFNVYVSIKEIENPDGNLIHVDEDVLGNYIKVLSKAAHNKKLSKRPLDLSDVLLFRDEWIKTEKKEVSDDEVSSLFKESIAKAVQELVSMRETEGCNLREDLMARIDWLRGKHDYLVARQGDVIKSYETRLRSRIEKIFDDQNKEIDERRILEEVAIFADKTDYTEEVVRFSSHLDQFQKILNESKPVGKKLDFLLQEINREVNTMGSKTNDNDIIDCVIMIKTELEKIREQVQNIE; from the coding sequence ATGAGAAGTATGACCGGCTTTGGCACAGGTACTGCTAAAAGTGATAATCTTCTAATTGTTACGGAAATAAAGTCTGTAAACAGCCGTTTTCTTGAAATTAATTTCAAAAGCGATTATTCGAATCAAAATAATCTGGAGAACATTTCACGGCAAGTCATCAAAGAGAATGCTTCACGTGGCAAGTTTAATGTCTATGTTTCCATTAAGGAAATTGAAAACCCTGATGGAAATTTGATTCATGTGGATGAGGATGTCCTTGGAAATTATATCAAGGTGTTATCGAAAGCTGCGCATAATAAAAAGCTGTCGAAGCGACCTCTTGATTTGTCTGATGTCTTACTGTTTAGGGATGAGTGGATTAAAACGGAGAAAAAAGAAGTTTCAGATGATGAAGTTTCTTCCCTTTTCAAAGAATCCATTGCAAAAGCTGTCCAGGAACTGGTCAGTATGAGAGAAACAGAAGGATGCAACTTAAGGGAAGACTTGATGGCAAGGATCGACTGGCTGCGCGGGAAGCATGATTATCTTGTGGCAAGGCAGGGCGATGTCATAAAGAGTTATGAAACCCGCTTAAGGAGCAGGATAGAAAAGATATTTGATGACCAGAATAAGGAAATTGATGAAAGGCGGATTTTGGAAGAGGTCGCCATTTTCGCTGATAAAACTGATTACACCGAGGAAGTTGTCAGATTCTCCAGCCACTTGGATCAGTTCCAGAAAATACTTAACGAAAGTAAGCCTGTCGGGAAAAAGCTCGACTTCCTCCTGCAGGAAATAAACCGGGAAGTCAATACAATGGGTTCAAAAACGAATGACAATGATATCATTGACTGTGTTATAATGATTAAGACAGAATTGGAAAAAATTCGAGAACAAGTACAAAATATTGAATAG
- a CDS encoding NAD(+)/NADH kinase, protein MKQKIEKSGLDLGDSYVPIEELAHADCILSVGGDGSFLGAARTFSDYDTLIAGIHLGDLGFLNSITTDDMKERIKLILEGEYLKESRLFLHSEIEHANGEIEILPDVLNDVVIGHNKIGQLVRVQLSINDHFIQEYASDGLIVSSPTGTTGYSLSCGGPVLGPSDIRMTVVPICAHTLQRYSMVLNDTDIVKITVPERENTLQLSLDGTMSFDFLHSDILRVRGISKPIRFVRFEGQEFFSSITKKLIRKMCN, encoded by the coding sequence ATGAAACAAAAAATAGAGAAATCAGGCCTTGACCTGGGCGATTCCTATGTACCTATTGAAGAGCTTGCGCATGCGGACTGCATTCTCTCTGTCGGTGGTGACGGGTCTTTTCTTGGAGCAGCAAGAACTTTTTCTGATTATGATACTTTGATAGCAGGCATTCACCTGGGAGATCTGGGCTTTTTAAACAGCATCACTACTGATGACATGAAGGAACGGATTAAACTTATTCTTGAAGGAGAGTACCTGAAGGAATCCAGACTTTTCCTTCATTCTGAAATCGAGCATGCAAATGGAGAAATAGAGATACTGCCAGATGTTTTAAATGATGTTGTTATCGGTCATAATAAAATAGGCCAGCTTGTCAGGGTACAGCTTTCAATTAATGATCATTTCATTCAGGAATACGCATCCGATGGATTGATTGTATCTTCCCCGACTGGTACGACCGGTTATTCGCTGTCCTGCGGAGGACCGGTGCTGGGACCTTCAGATATCAGAATGACAGTAGTACCGATTTGCGCGCATACTTTGCAAAGATATTCCATGGTCTTGAATGATACCGATATAGTAAAAATTACGGTCCCTGAAAGAGAAAATACGCTCCAGCTTTCACTCGATGGTACTATGTCATTTGATTTCCTGCATTCTGACATACTTCGTGTCCGCGGTATTTCCAAACCTATCCGTTTTGTCAGATTTGAAGGGCAGGAATTTTTCAGCAGTATTACGAAAAAACTCATACGGAAAATGTGCAACTGA
- a CDS encoding NFACT family protein yields MQIDSSTLYLYVKELNKLLISSQIRQIHQIDQKIFDLELFRPNSSPLHLIINLHTPPIFYISSKNRRLQYIASQTFCMTLRKYLEGARISSIKQLDMDRLITISADRIETAGEIITRTLYLELIPSTPNLILSENDILIDACSKGKKLNRRIIPGEKYTPPENSNRLNFMDFSETELINILTYSQNTAVPLKEWFFSSFNGFSKPLLDELLYRSGLTESTLTSSLSEENIRKLADELISIISELKESDTLHVYRVNGKPLVSPILLTSLNGPHEDKDIVSWMESYMLESNSTIASTSQECRKLLNSLIKKETRKKEKISSELEETNLTETYKLWGNLLSIHSNEKVNGRKSLTVPNLFSDPVSDIDIPLDPQLSINQNSQIYFKKYAKMKTRFKIGMEKVNECEKRLEYLQELKYFLEQAKTKDDILSVQKELNVFSGKRNLHKVPSKKKVSINEDHFTQLTIDGFKVLIGRNDTQNDSLTFHKASKTDLWFHVKDLPGSHVVLVTNGETVPEDTINKTASIAAFYSKGKDSGKTAVDYTYIKYVKKMPNSTPGHVIFTHQKTIMAEPKEFK; encoded by the coding sequence ATGCAAATCGATAGTAGTACTCTTTATCTATATGTGAAAGAATTGAATAAACTTTTAATTTCCTCACAAATACGTCAGATTCATCAGATAGATCAGAAAATATTCGACCTGGAACTATTTCGTCCAAATAGTTCTCCCCTGCATTTGATCATTAATCTTCATACCCCGCCTATATTTTATATTTCATCTAAGAATCGTCGCCTGCAGTATATCGCATCACAAACATTCTGCATGACCCTTAGAAAGTATCTTGAAGGCGCCAGGATTTCATCCATCAAGCAACTGGATATGGACAGGCTGATTACCATATCGGCAGATCGAATTGAAACAGCCGGAGAAATTATTACAAGGACGTTGTATCTTGAATTAATTCCATCAACGCCAAATCTGATCTTATCTGAAAACGATATTCTTATCGATGCCTGTTCAAAAGGGAAGAAATTAAACCGCCGGATCATTCCAGGGGAAAAATATACTCCGCCAGAAAATTCAAACAGATTAAATTTCATGGATTTTTCTGAAACAGAATTAATCAACATTCTGACATATTCACAAAATACTGCCGTTCCTCTGAAAGAATGGTTCTTTTCATCATTCAATGGGTTTTCAAAGCCGCTTCTTGATGAACTGCTTTACCGTTCGGGTCTGACGGAATCAACATTAACTTCCAGCTTGAGCGAAGAGAATATAAGAAAATTGGCGGATGAGCTGATTTCGATTATTTCAGAATTGAAAGAATCGGACACCCTGCATGTATATCGTGTGAACGGAAAGCCTCTTGTATCCCCCATACTTCTCACATCTTTGAACGGGCCTCATGAGGATAAGGATATTGTATCGTGGATGGAATCTTATATGCTGGAAAGCAACAGTACGATTGCTTCCACCTCACAGGAATGCAGAAAACTTCTAAATTCACTGATAAAGAAAGAAACACGTAAAAAAGAAAAAATTTCTTCTGAATTAGAGGAAACCAATCTTACCGAAACGTATAAATTATGGGGAAACCTGCTGTCAATTCATTCCAACGAAAAAGTAAATGGCAGAAAATCCCTGACCGTGCCGAATCTTTTCAGCGATCCTGTTTCCGATATAGACATCCCTCTCGATCCGCAGCTGTCAATCAATCAGAACAGCCAGATCTATTTCAAGAAATACGCTAAAATGAAGACAAGATTCAAGATAGGTATGGAAAAAGTAAACGAATGTGAAAAACGATTGGAATACCTCCAGGAATTGAAATACTTCCTTGAACAAGCCAAAACGAAGGATGACATTTTATCCGTTCAGAAGGAATTGAATGTATTTTCGGGTAAAAGAAATCTGCATAAGGTACCATCCAAGAAGAAAGTTTCAATTAACGAGGATCATTTTACACAGCTGACCATAGATGGTTTCAAAGTACTCATTGGCCGCAACGACACACAGAATGATTCGCTTACCTTTCATAAGGCGTCAAAAACTGATTTATGGTTCCATGTAAAGGATCTGCCTGGATCCCATGTTGTTTTAGTCACCAATGGAGAGACAGTCCCTGAAGATACTATCAATAAAACAGCCTCCATCGCCGCATTCTACAGCAAGGGAAAAGACTCCGGCAAAACGGCCGTCGATTATACATACATTAAGTATGTAAAAAAAATGCCTAACAGTACACCGGGGCATGTCATATTTACACACCAGAAGACAATTATGGCAGAGCCTAAAGAATTTAAATAA
- a CDS encoding heavy metal translocating P-type ATPase — protein sequence MTNEECDYCGKELDQCHCDLLDKNLSKLEYHLNGLDCMECAAIIEGKIRQLPLVLYAAVCFRDKDLYLIAKAPEDIIYPQLEKVCASVDENIKITRHTNAGKASYKTKTYEMPTLDCAACALKLEKLINKQPDVISASISYATKTLKLTAEDPDSLIPELTEKCNEIESPTVIQEQHAQLEENSSHGILDWIKQDKVQLGIGGIIFVAGMLLNYNLINLPVTQGIIDLLFVISYIILGGEVLLNAVRNILHGEFFDETFLMSIATLGAFAIHEFPEAVGVMFFYRIGEYFMDLATDQSREQIMEAVDLRPQMVNLISSENNVTEIPAEDAKVGDYLLIRPGDRIPLDGIVVKGDSQIDTSAITGESVPVTVRVGDSLDSGCINMTETVVLKVQKILSESMVSKILNSVENAVANKPKLDKFITRFSKVYTPIVVVIALITAVVPPLLFNHPWYPYIYTALTFLVISCPCAIVISIPLSFFSGIGAASREGILFKGGTSIESLSTAKVAALDKTGTVTEGSFKVRKVLTVPDISRNELLSLAASAESYSTHPIARSIVTAADLDENPLDQVDSIQEISGSGIIASIKGDKVYVGNHLLLETSGIDIPSKFSTLETAGPEIFIAKNNKFLGRIVVSDELKEDAKEGIKELKKLGITPVMLTGDNKEASQFMADKAGISEVYAQLKPTDKFEIMKTLRAKFGPVLYVGDGINDAPVLAGSDVGAAMGSGSDSAIEAADLVFLNSSVEAIPKSVRIARKVLRTAKENITFAILVKVLVLVMGLLGYANMWFAVFADTGVTIICVLYSIRLLKIKF from the coding sequence ATGACAAATGAAGAGTGCGATTACTGCGGAAAAGAGCTGGATCAATGTCATTGCGATCTTTTAGACAAGAATCTTTCCAAGCTGGAATATCACTTAAATGGCCTGGATTGTATGGAATGTGCCGCTATTATCGAAGGAAAGATCCGTCAGCTTCCGTTGGTCCTTTATGCAGCCGTTTGTTTTAGAGATAAGGATCTCTACCTGATTGCCAAGGCGCCTGAAGATATCATTTACCCGCAGTTAGAAAAAGTGTGCGCAAGTGTAGATGAAAATATAAAAATCACCAGGCACACAAATGCTGGCAAAGCATCTTATAAGACCAAGACATACGAAATGCCCACACTGGATTGTGCTGCATGTGCTCTCAAATTAGAGAAGTTAATCAATAAGCAGCCTGATGTTATTTCGGCTTCTATCTCTTACGCTACCAAGACGCTTAAATTGACAGCTGAAGATCCTGATTCCTTGATTCCTGAATTAACGGAAAAATGTAACGAAATCGAGTCTCCTACAGTGATCCAGGAACAGCATGCCCAGCTTGAGGAGAATAGTTCCCACGGAATCCTTGACTGGATCAAGCAGGACAAAGTACAGCTTGGAATAGGCGGGATCATTTTCGTAGCAGGAATGCTCCTGAATTACAACCTGATCAATCTGCCTGTCACTCAGGGAATCATTGACCTTCTGTTTGTTATTTCTTACATCATTCTTGGCGGTGAAGTACTGCTTAATGCGGTAAGAAATATCCTGCACGGAGAATTTTTCGATGAAACATTTTTGATGTCAATAGCAACTTTGGGCGCCTTCGCCATTCATGAGTTCCCCGAAGCAGTAGGTGTTATGTTCTTCTACCGTATTGGTGAATACTTCATGGATCTTGCTACCGATCAAAGCCGTGAACAGATTATGGAAGCCGTCGATTTAAGACCGCAGATGGTAAACTTGATTTCCTCTGAGAATAATGTAACTGAGATTCCTGCTGAGGATGCCAAAGTCGGAGATTATCTCCTGATCCGTCCCGGCGACCGTATACCGCTTGACGGCATCGTGGTCAAGGGAGACTCCCAGATTGATACGTCCGCCATTACCGGGGAATCTGTTCCAGTCACTGTTCGTGTGGGAGATTCATTGGATTCAGGCTGCATAAACATGACTGAAACCGTTGTTCTGAAAGTGCAAAAGATACTGTCAGAATCCATGGTAAGCAAAATACTGAATTCCGTTGAAAATGCAGTTGCCAATAAGCCTAAACTGGATAAATTTATAACCAGATTTTCCAAGGTTTATACTCCCATTGTCGTTGTCATTGCATTAATAACAGCCGTTGTTCCCCCATTATTATTCAATCATCCCTGGTACCCGTACATTTATACAGCCCTGACATTCCTGGTTATCAGCTGCCCCTGCGCTATAGTAATATCCATTCCGCTTTCCTTCTTTTCCGGTATTGGTGCTGCTTCAAGAGAAGGCATACTTTTTAAAGGCGGAACGAGTATTGAAAGCCTTTCTACGGCCAAAGTCGCTGCACTGGATAAAACAGGAACAGTAACAGAAGGCTCCTTTAAAGTCAGAAAAGTATTAACAGTACCTGATATTTCCAGAAATGAATTACTGTCATTAGCTGCAAGTGCAGAATCATATTCTACACACCCGATAGCCCGCTCTATCGTAACTGCCGCCGACCTGGACGAAAACCCGCTTGATCAGGTAGATTCTATACAGGAAATCAGCGGATCGGGAATCATCGCATCTATCAAAGGTGATAAAGTTTATGTCGGAAATCATCTTTTACTGGAAACATCCGGAATTGATATTCCATCAAAGTTTAGTACTTTAGAAACCGCAGGGCCGGAAATCTTTATTGCAAAGAACAATAAGTTCTTAGGCAGGATTGTTGTATCTGATGAGTTGAAAGAAGATGCAAAAGAGGGCATCAAAGAACTCAAGAAGTTAGGGATCACCCCTGTCATGCTGACTGGAGACAACAAGGAAGCCTCCCAGTTTATGGCAGATAAGGCAGGAATTTCCGAAGTATATGCGCAGCTTAAACCGACTGATAAATTCGAAATCATGAAAACTCTTCGTGCAAAATTTGGACCGGTTTTATATGTCGGTGACGGGATCAATGATGCCCCGGTTCTTGCAGGATCCGATGTAGGTGCGGCTATGGGCAGTGGTTCTGATTCTGCAATAGAAGCTGCCGACCTCGTGTTCCTTAATTCGTCTGTAGAAGCGATTCCAAAATCAGTCAGGATTGCCAGAAAGGTACTACGTACAGCAAAAGAAAATATTACCTTTGCTATCTTAGTTAAGGTGCTTGTACTTGTAATGGGCCTTCTGGGTTATGCAAATATGTGGTTTGCAGTATTTGCAGATACCGGTGTAACAATCATCTGTGTCCTTTACTCCATCCGTCTTCTCAAGATTAAATTCTAA
- a CDS encoding ribosomal-processing cysteine protease Prp, which yields MVTVRMYLDTDGFYHKFDVSGHADGYTDDSEYDLVCAAISSITLTIASGLQDVLHKEGSFHSESGFLNVSLVSYRDNETQALMKTLQHGLEIIQTMYPDKLKLESKEG from the coding sequence TTGGTTACAGTAAGGATGTATTTGGACACAGATGGGTTCTATCACAAGTTTGATGTATCAGGCCATGCCGATGGATATACAGACGATAGTGAATATGATCTTGTCTGCGCAGCTATCTCATCAATAACACTGACAATTGCATCTGGACTTCAAGATGTACTTCATAAAGAGGGAAGTTTTCATTCAGAGAGCGGGTTCTTAAACGTATCCCTCGTTTCATACAGGGATAATGAGACGCAGGCACTGATGAAGACTTTGCAGCATGGTTTAGAAATCATTCAAACTATGTATCCCGACAAACTAAAACTGGAAAGTAAAGAGGGGTGA
- the dapF gene encoding diaminopimelate epimerase — MYFTKWQACGNDFVFVNAAENPDIKSISDHAKLICDRHYGVGADGVIFILPSETADLKMRIFNSDGSEAEMCGNGIRAFAKWAFELGLVNEKKISVETGAGILYPELLDDGNVRVDMGVPHLSAKEIPVLGFGDGTVVDKPLINGGTGKHYQVTCVSMGNPHCVIFVDDVNAIDLPGEGHQLEIDAHFPNKTNVEFVQKLSENHLRMRVWERGTGITLACGTGTCAAVVAAILNGFADKNADVDLDGGSLHIDWAGSSKDHVYMTGPAVKVFEGDISL; from the coding sequence ATGTATTTTACCAAATGGCAGGCTTGTGGAAACGATTTTGTGTTTGTCAACGCTGCTGAAAATCCTGATATAAAATCGATTTCTGATCATGCCAAATTGATATGTGACCGTCATTACGGAGTTGGTGCTGATGGTGTTATTTTTATTTTACCTTCAGAAACCGCTGATTTAAAAATGCGCATATTTAACAGCGATGGTTCGGAAGCAGAAATGTGCGGAAATGGTATACGGGCATTTGCAAAATGGGCTTTCGAACTGGGCTTGGTCAACGAAAAGAAAATATCTGTAGAAACCGGAGCGGGTATCTTATATCCTGAATTATTGGATGATGGAAATGTTCGCGTTGATATGGGCGTACCGCACTTATCAGCGAAGGAAATTCCTGTTCTTGGCTTCGGGGATGGGACGGTTGTAGATAAGCCGTTGATTAATGGCGGGACAGGCAAACATTATCAGGTTACCTGTGTATCTATGGGAAATCCGCACTGTGTTATCTTTGTTGATGATGTAAATGCGATCGACCTTCCGGGAGAAGGTCATCAATTGGAGATTGATGCACATTTTCCAAATAAAACCAATGTGGAATTCGTTCAAAAACTTTCCGAGAACCACTTAAGAATGCGGGTTTGGGAAAGAGGCACCGGAATTACTCTGGCATGCGGTACGGGGACTTGTGCAGCTGTCGTAGCAGCTATTTTGAATGGTTTTGCTGACAAGAACGCCGACGTAGATCTTGATGGAGGCAGTCTCCATATTGACTGGGCAGGAAGCAGCAAGGATCATGTGTATATGACGGGACCGGCAGTCAAAGTATTTGAAGGGGATATCAGCCTTTAA
- the dapA gene encoding 4-hydroxy-tetrahydrodipicolinate synthase codes for MANAKFGRVITAMITPFTADGEVDYEGAVTLAKHLVEHGSEGILVGGTTGEGATMTADEKIKLYTAVVNAVGRNASGKKVPVMGNLGGISTTESIAFAKKAVETGIDSGLVIVPFYVKPNQQGMYEHFTAIAKSVDLPIIIYNVPGRTGVSILPETIKRIVDECPNVVGIKDATGNWDQVTKEKTLLPDDFMIYSGDDSFTLPILAGGGVGVISVASHVIGDDLLAMVKAFEEGRLQDALQLHIKMYPIMKGMFFVASPIPVKTAVNLIGLPGGHFRLPIAEPSDSEREHVKEMLNDYGISC; via the coding sequence ATGGCTAATGCAAAATTTGGGCGTGTTATAACTGCAATGATCACACCATTTACCGCTGATGGTGAAGTCGATTATGAAGGTGCCGTGACACTTGCAAAACACTTGGTAGAACATGGCTCCGAAGGAATTCTGGTTGGTGGTACCACAGGTGAAGGGGCTACCATGACTGCCGATGAAAAGATTAAACTGTATACTGCAGTTGTCAATGCAGTAGGCCGCAACGCTTCCGGCAAAAAGGTTCCTGTTATGGGCAATCTTGGCGGAATCAGCACTACGGAATCAATCGCTTTTGCAAAGAAGGCTGTAGAAACAGGTATCGACAGCGGACTTGTCATTGTTCCATTCTATGTAAAACCCAACCAGCAGGGAATGTATGAACATTTTACTGCTATTGCCAAATCTGTTGATCTTCCGATTATCATTTATAATGTTCCGGGACGCACCGGTGTATCCATTCTTCCTGAAACAATCAAGAGAATTGTTGATGAATGCCCGAATGTCGTTGGTATTAAAGATGCAACTGGCAACTGGGATCAGGTTACAAAGGAAAAGACACTGCTTCCGGATGACTTCATGATTTACAGCGGGGATGATTCTTTTACACTCCCGATTCTTGCTGGAGGCGGAGTAGGCGTTATTTCCGTGGCAAGCCATGTTATTGGGGACGATCTCCTTGCGATGGTTAAAGCTTTTGAAGAAGGACGTTTACAGGATGCACTGCAGCTTCATATTAAGATGTATCCGATTATGAAAGGAATGTTCTTTGTTGCTAGTCCGATTCCAGTAAAAACTGCAGTTAATCTCATCGGACTTCCTGGCGGACATTTCAGGCTTCCAATTGCAGAACCATCTGACAGTGAACGTGAACATGTCAAAGAAATGCTCAACGACTATGGAATCTCCTGCTGA
- the rpmA gene encoding 50S ribosomal protein L27, with amino-acid sequence MLLFDLQLFAHKKGVSSTKNGRDSNAQRLGTKMHAGQIAKPGNIIVRQRGTHLHPGLNVKIGKDDTLFAVAEGRVAFERLGRDKRQVSVYPVGE; translated from the coding sequence ATGTTATTATTTGATCTTCAGTTATTCGCTCATAAAAAAGGTGTATCCAGCACAAAGAACGGCCGTGATTCCAACGCACAGCGTCTGGGAACAAAGATGCATGCTGGTCAGATTGCTAAACCAGGCAATATCATCGTAAGACAGAGAGGCACACATCTGCATCCGGGTCTGAATGTTAAGATCGGCAAGGATGATACTCTGTTTGCAGTTGCAGAAGGCAGAGTTGCATTCGAACGTCTTGGCAGAGACAAGAGACAGGTAAGTGTTTATCCTGTAGGTGAATAA
- the dapB gene encoding 4-hydroxy-tetrahydrodipicolinate reductase, whose translation MIHVLVNGASGRMGSEVVRSILSEDDLDVCGAVDPGAAGHDLGEIVGTGANGIKIVSSLQEAFAVNKPDVVVDFTSPKVIFENAKFVLENGVNIVIGTTGLTAEQRDILSEIADRHHANGLVAPNFSLGAVLLMKLSAEVAKYMPNVEIIELHHNKKYDAPSGTAKLTAEKIADARVEEPEEDLTKESLPGARGGKYKGVTIHSVRLPGYVAHQEVLFGGYGELLTLRHDSLDRKSFMPGVMMACRKVMTTDGFVYGLENYLE comes from the coding sequence ATGATTCATGTATTGGTAAATGGAGCAAGTGGCAGAATGGGAAGTGAAGTCGTTCGTTCTATTCTGAGCGAAGATGACCTTGATGTATGCGGTGCAGTTGATCCGGGCGCAGCAGGACATGATTTAGGCGAAATTGTTGGTACGGGCGCAAACGGAATTAAAATTGTATCCTCGCTTCAAGAGGCATTTGCAGTTAATAAACCGGATGTTGTAGTCGATTTTACCAGCCCTAAGGTTATATTTGAGAACGCAAAGTTCGTGCTGGAAAATGGCGTTAATATCGTTATCGGGACTACAGGCCTGACCGCTGAACAGAGGGATATCCTTTCTGAAATTGCTGACAGGCATCATGCAAATGGTCTGGTCGCTCCTAATTTCTCTTTAGGAGCGGTTCTGCTGATGAAGTTATCTGCAGAAGTGGCAAAATATATGCCCAACGTGGAAATCATTGAACTGCATCATAACAAAAAATATGATGCACCATCAGGAACTGCAAAACTGACTGCAGAAAAAATTGCAGATGCAAGGGTTGAAGAACCTGAAGAAGATTTAACAAAGGAAAGCCTGCCCGGAGCAAGAGGCGGCAAGTATAAAGGAGTTACGATTCATTCTGTCCGCCTTCCAGGATATGTTGCTCATCAGGAAGTTCTTTTTGGAGGATATGGGGAACTTCTTACCTTGAGACACGATTCATTAGACAGAAAGTCTTTTATGCCTGGAGTTATGATGGCTTGCAGAAAGGTCATGACTACAGATGGTTTTGTTTACGGGCTTGAAAATTATTTAGAATAA
- the rplU gene encoding 50S ribosomal protein L21 yields MYAIIKTGGKQYQVEEGKVISVEKLIAEQGDEVTFDDVLLVSGEDVKIGKPNVEGAKVVGVVLEQGKEAKIRIFKYKAKSNYRRRQGHRQPFTKVQIKKIEG; encoded by the coding sequence ATGTACGCAATTATCAAAACAGGTGGAAAACAGTATCAGGTTGAAGAAGGAAAAGTAATCAGTGTTGAAAAACTGATCGCTGAACAGGGCGACGAAGTAACATTTGATGACGTTCTTCTGGTATCCGGTGAAGACGTAAAGATTGGCAAGCCAAACGTTGAAGGTGCTAAGGTTGTTGGCGTTGTTCTTGAACAGGGCAAAGAAGCAAAGATCCGCATTTTCAAATATAAAGCTAAATCCAACTATCGTCGTCGTCAGGGTCATCGTCAGCCATTTACAAAAGTTCAGATTAAGAAAATCGAGGGCTAA
- a CDS encoding aspartate-semialdehyde dehydrogenase: MNRYPRIAVLGATGAVGQEFIRLFEERNFKFSSLKLLASARSAGKKISVCGKEYVVEEAKPESFEDVDIALFAGGNISKVLAPEAVKRGAVVIDNSSSFRMDPEVPLVIPEINPEDILWNKGIIANPNCSTIIMLMALKPIHDLSRIKRIVVSTYQAVSGAGKEGIDELYNETAAVAKGEHYEPTILPSASLPIHYQIAYNVIPQIDIFLDNDYTKEEMKMVNETHKILHDNSIGITPTAVRVPVVRSHAESIYIETEDVLSIDAVKEAIKNFPGVELVDDIKNMKYPMPLDTSDKTDVAVGRIRKDLVSPNGINLWVSGDQIRKGAALNTLQIAEYMIEHDVIK, translated from the coding sequence ATGAATCGCTATCCAAGAATCGCAGTTTTAGGAGCCACTGGTGCCGTCGGACAGGAATTTATCCGGCTTTTTGAAGAAAGAAATTTCAAATTCAGCTCTCTGAAATTATTGGCATCTGCTCGTTCTGCCGGGAAGAAGATTTCTGTCTGCGGTAAAGAGTACGTTGTGGAAGAAGCAAAGCCGGAGTCTTTTGAAGATGTTGACATTGCACTTTTTGCCGGCGGAAACATCAGCAAGGTTTTGGCACCTGAAGCTGTAAAAAGAGGTGCAGTGGTTATTGATAATTCTTCCTCATTCAGAATGGATCCCGAAGTTCCTCTGGTAATTCCGGAAATAAACCCGGAAGACATACTTTGGAATAAGGGAATCATCGCAAATCCGAACTGCTCGACGATTATCATGCTTATGGCACTGAAACCGATTCATGACCTGTCCCGCATTAAGCGCATTGTTGTCAGCACATACCAGGCAGTTTCCGGTGCTGGCAAGGAAGGTATAGATGAGTTGTATAATGAAACGGCTGCTGTTGCCAAAGGTGAACACTATGAACCAACGATTCTTCCTTCTGCCAGTCTTCCGATCCATTATCAGATTGCTTATAACGTAATTCCGCAAATTGATATTTTCCTTGATAATGACTATACCAAGGAAGAGATGAAGATGGTCAATGAGACACATAAAATTCTTCATGACAATTCTATCGGAATTACTCCTACTGCCGTTCGAGTACCAGTTGTAAGAAGCCATGCAGAATCAATTTATATTGAGACGGAAGATGTTTTATCGATAGATGCTGTTAAAGAAGCAATCAAAAACTTCCCTGGCGTGGAACTGGTCGATGATATAAAGAACATGAAATATCCGATGCCGCTTGATACCTCTGATAAAACAGATGTAGCTGTCGGCCGTATCAGAAAAGACCTTGTATCACCAAATGGAATAAACTTATGGGTATCTGGCGACCAGATCCGCAAAGGTGCTGCATTAAATACTCTTCAGATTGCTGAATATATGATTGAACATGATGTTATTAAATAA
- a CDS encoding DUF370 domain-containing protein, with amino-acid sequence MSFSLINIGFGNMAAAARVMAIISPESAPVKRMIQDSRDKGELIDATYGRKTRAVLIMDSGQIILSAVQPETISHRLMNKDTAISEGMDDN; translated from the coding sequence GTGAGTTTTTCTTTAATTAATATTGGATTTGGCAATATGGCAGCAGCTGCACGTGTTATGGCAATCATCAGCCCTGAATCTGCTCCGGTCAAAAGAATGATTCAGGATTCAAGAGATAAGGGCGAATTAATAGATGCAACTTATGGCAGAAAAACACGTGCCGTTTTGATTATGGACAGCGGTCAGATTATTTTATCAGCAGTACAGCCAGAAACGATTTCTCACAGACTTATGAATAAAGATACGGCGATCAGTGAAGGAATGGATGATAATTGA